GATAAATAACGAACGGGCGATTTCAATATTTGAAGCTCCGATACGTAATTTATTCAGAATCTCTTTTTCGCGATGGGTCAGCAAAGCAGACTCTGAACTGTTATAGCGATAATTTCCGGAATGCGTTATGAGGTAGCTGGCAAGTTTTTGCGAAAAATAGCATTCCCCTCGCAGAACGCCCTGCAGGCCATCAACCACGCGAGCCTCGTCCTCGTTGACGTAAAAGACACCGTTGATGTGCGGCCAGCTTTCAATATCCCTGAACGGATACTCTTCAGGGGTATTCAACAACAACACACGGATATTGTTGTTTTTTCTGCTTAAAATATCTTGCCAGTATTGGATAAGTTTTTTATCCGCTTCCATCATATCGAAAAGAATAATGCTGCCAGGCGCAATGTCGTCGAAAGAGCGTTGAATGCTATGCAATTTTCCGCTCAATGTGAGATTTTGCTTTAAATGCTGCAGTAAGGCTGTTGCTTGTAAAGAAGGTTTGGTCACTAACAATAATGTCTGACCATGAAAGCTTTGGACTTCATTAAACATGATGAAACCCCTTTATTGAAACACCTGGCAGCTGCCCCCAATAATATTATTGGGGGCACCAGAAGTACTGACAGATGTTGCACTGCTGTGTGTAGAAGAAAGACCATATCCCTTAGAGGTAAGGGAAAATAAAATGATAATGCCGAACTTCTGTTTTCAATCTAGCTATTACGGTTTTTAAAGCAAGTGTTAAACGTGTAACAAGATGTAAAAATCAATATTAACTTGTAAAATTTGAGTTCATGAATTGATGAGACTTCATCATAAAGTTGTACACAAAGATATTGATGCACACATTTAAAAAATCATACAAATTATATTATTTCATTGATTTTTATAAGATATATATTTCATGGTTTATTAACGATAAGGTATGAGCCTGGTCAAAACGCTAAGCCTATTTTTACAGTGTGTAAACGCCTTAAGAAATCACGCACTTTGTCACGCAATCATGGATATATCGTGATCGCACCTCTGTGAAGCAGGCGAAACGGCAAATCAGCATTTTCTTCCCTATCCATTTCCGAAATCCGCATATGACCTTTTTTTAACTGCCTGTTAAAGCCCTGTATCGCCACAGTGTTTAATTTTTTTTAATACTTTGGGGTGAAAGTAAGAATAAAAATACAACTGGCGGGTGAGATATAAAAATTGTTTCGGCAGACATACTCTTCATCGTAACGCCGGGTTAACAAAATATTTCGCTTTGTTAACGCAAGTTATTTTAACACCAGGTCCAGGGTGATAACATGAAGAACAGTTTGTTATTGATGTTTACATTACTGGGTGCACCTGGATTCGTTTTCGCAACCACTGATTTAGCTGTTTCAGAATATAATTTCGCGGTTAATGAATTGAGTAAATCATCCTATAACCAGGCCGCTATCATTGGACAACAGGGCGTTAATAATGACGCGAATGTTCGCCAGCAGGGCACGAAATTGTTATCTGTGGTTTCTCAGGAGGGCGGAAATAATCGGGCGAACATTGATCAATCAGGGAGTTATAACCTTGCTTATATTGATCAAAAAGGGAACTCGAACAATGCGAGTATTAATCAAGGTGCATATGGTAATACCGCAGTGATTATTCAGAAAGGTTCTGGTAATAGAGCGAATATTACGCAGTATGGTACGCAAAAAACGGCAGTTGTAGTGCAGAGACAGTCACAAATGGCGATTCGCGTTATCCAACGCTAGCTATTTAATGACGAACTAAATCAATCCGATGGGGGCTTTACAATGAAACTTTTAAAAGTGGCAGTAATTGCAGCAATCGTGGTTTCTGGCAGTGCTATGGCTGGCTCCGTTCCACAATGGGGCAATAATCATGGCGGCAACGGTAATAACAACGTTAGCCCTGAAACCCTGACTGTTTATCAGTACGGTGGTCGTAACAACGTAGACGCTTTGCAAAGCGACGCTCGTGGGTCTGAAATCACCGTAACCCAGAGCGGTTTCGGTAACGATGCTGACCTGTCACAGGGCGCTGATAACAGCGAAATCGATCTGAACCAGCGTGGCCAGGGTAACTCTGCTACCATCAGCCAGTGGAGTGGTAAAGACCTCACCGCTAATGTTCGTCAGTCTGGTGGTCGCAACGACGTTGATCTGCGTCAGACCTCTAACGGTGCTACCGCTAACATCACTCAGGTTGGCTTCGGCAACACCGTGACTGCTGGCCAGTACTAACGCTGACGTCCGTACGACGGAAAAACAGGGCTGAGGCCCTGTTTTTTTTTGGGAGAAGATCATGAATACACTGTTACTGCTAGCTGCGCTCACCAGCCAGATCACCTTTCAGACGGCCACAGAGGGCGAGATGTTGACCATTATTCCTCAGGTTACGGTGACGGAACCCTGTCTGTGCCAGGTACAGATCCTTACATCGCGCAGCGGTCCCGGCGGTCAGAGTACCTCGCGGCAGCAAAATACCGTCTCGTTACCGGCCAATAAAACGGTCAATCTTTCCCGAATGACCGTCAACTCAGGGCCCAACGATAAGATAAATGTCATTGTCACGGTGTCGGACGGCAAATCGCTGCACCTGTCGCAGCAGTGGCCGCCGTCGAAAGCGTAGTGGTTAAAACATTCACAAAATCAATATATTATTAATGTAGCAAGAATGTTGTTGTGTGGTTATTCTTATGTTGCTGGCATCGCCGATGCCAGCCGACAGCCCAGCCTGGGGCGCGTTGTTTATCATCAAGGACGATTATCATTAAGGATCGCACCGATGGTCTCGTCCCGTATCAAAGTTGCCGCCGCGCTCGTGCTGGGTGTAATGCTAACCCCGGCTTATGCCAGTAATGTCCTCTCTATCACCGGAAGCATTGTCGAAGATCCCTGTGATATCTCCCCCCTCATCGCGCGCCATTTCGGTGACCTGCCCGCAGAATAAAAAAATGCCCACCCAGCAGGTGAGCTATTCAGATGCGTTATATGGCAGCGCCACAATTGCCGATCTCGCGACCATCAGGATGAAGTACCTCAATCCTGAAAAGTCGCTGGCTATCGTTCAGGTGGATTACCGCTAAGACGCGGCGGTTTTCAGATTACCGGGCTTACACTCCCCATCCTCTGCGATACACTTAAGAAAAAAGCGTCAGCAGAGGTTGATTATGAACTCGCGTATAGAAGTTTTTCTGGGTGATATCACCACCCTGCATGTCGATGTGGTGGTCAATGCCGCCAATCCCTCGTTGATGGGCGGTGGCGGCGTGGATGGCGCGATCCATCGGGCGGCAGGGCCCGCACTACTGGAAGCCTGCAGAGTGGTGCGCCAGCAGCAGGGCGAGTGCGCCCCGGGCCAGGCGGTAATTACTCTGGCGGGCGACCTGCCTGCCAAAGCGGTGATCCACACCGTCGGTCCCGTCTGGCATGGGGGCGATCATCATGAAGCCCGGATCCTGGAAGAGGCTTACCGCAACAGCCTGAACCTTGCCGCGGCTAACGGCTATCAGACGCTCGCCTTCCCGGCGATCGGCACCGGCGTGTACGGATATCCCCGCGCGGCAGCGGCTGAAATCGCCGTCAACACGGTTTCGGATTATCTCACCCGCAAGCCTCTGCCGGAGCGGGTATACTTTGTCTGCTATGATGAAGAAAATGCCCGGCTATACAAGCGACTGCTTACCCAACGAGGACAGGAAACCGACGCATAACACGCGACTAGGGCGTGCTATTGCGCCGGTCAGTTCTGCACATCCTGGCCTTTGTGGTCTTCTCCCTCTTGATAACAGTCTGGACGCCTTCGCCTGCCGCTACCGGCTGGCGGAGATGGCGGAAAAGACCCTCGATGTTCAGTACTACATCTGGGAAGACGACATGTCCGGAAGACTGTTGTTTTCCGTGCTGCTCTCCGCCGCCATGCGCGGCGTGCGCGTGCGACTTTTACTGGATGACAACAACACGCAGGGGCTGGACGCCATCCTGCGCCTGCTGGACGCTCATCCCAATTTCTCTGTCCGTCTGTTTAATCCCTTCTCATTTCGCACCCTGCGCGCCCTCGGTTATCTCACCGATTTTGCCCGCCTCAACCGGCGGATGCACAACAAGAGTTTTACCGTAGACGGCGAGGTCACCATTATTGGCGGCAGAAACATTGGCGATGCCTATTTTGGTGCGGGTGAGGAGCCGCTGTTCTCCGATCTGGATGTAATGGCCACCGGCCCGGTGGTGCAGGATGTGGCTGAAGACTTTGAACGCTACTGGAACTGCGCTTCAGTCTCCACGCTCCAGCAGGTGCTGGAACTGTCAGAGACCGAGATCGAGGATAAAATTCACCCGCCTGAAGAGTGGTATCGGGACGACATTACTCGCCGCTATCTGGATAAGCTCCAGTCCAGCGAGTTTATTACCCGCCTCGAAGCCGGTAATTTGCCGTTGATCTGGGCAAAAACCCGGTTGCTTAGCGACGATCCGCGCAAAGGGCAGGGCCGGGCAAAACGTCATTCGCTGCTGCCGCAGCGCTTATTGGACGTGATGGGCTCGCCGGTGGAGCAAATTGCGATTATTTCGGCTTATTTTGTTCCGACCCGGGCGGGGGTGGCGCTGCTGCTGCAGATGGTGCGCAAAGGGGTTAAGGTCGCCATCATGACCAATTCGCTGGCGGCTAACGATGTCTCGGTAGTGCATGCCGGCTATGCCCGCTGGCGCAAGAAGCTGTTGCGCCACGGCATTGAGCTGTATGAACTTAAGCCGACTCAGGAGGGCGTCCCGGTGGTGCACGATCGCGGCATTACCGGCAACTCCGGCTCCAGCCTGCATGCCAAGACATTCAGCATCGACGGCGAGAAGGTATTTATTGGTTCGCTTAATTTCGATCCCCGTTCAACCATGCTCAACACCGAGATGGGCTTTGTGATTGAGAGCGAGGTGCTGGCGCGACTGATCCATACCCGGTTTGTCCGCAGCCAGCGCCATGAGGCCTGGCAGCTGAAGCTGGATAATCTGGGGCGTCTGAACTGGATTGAGCGCAAGGACGGGCAGGAAATCGTGCACAAAAAAGAGCCGAAAACCCGTTTTATGCAGCGGGTGCTGGTGCGGCTGGCCTACTGGCTGCCGGTGGAGTGGCTGCTGTAAAGCGGCGCCGGTTCAGTAACCGGCGCGCAACAGTTTAGCTGGTGGCCTGTGGGGTGCTGTCAGGTTTACTGGCCGGTTTACCGGAAAATAAGAAGCGCAGCAGCGGAATACGCAGATGAATTTCATACAGCACAATCGCGATCCCAACCACAAACACCAGGCCGGTGATAAAGCCCAGCAGGTTTGAGCTGATATGCGGCGTGATGTAAGCGCCGAAAAACAGCGTCAACGGATGGTGCACCAGATAAATGAACAGCGAAGCGTTAACGAAGTAGGTGACGCGAGCGGATTTAAAGTTCAGCAGGCGGTGTCCCAGGGCAAAGACCACGTTCACCATCCACAGCCCCAGCAGCATGGTAATCACGCTTTCGGTTTCATACATCCACGCATCGCCGCTGCCATAACGCTGATTCAGCAGATAGGCGACAAACGCCAGCGCCGCGCCGAGGGTGCAGCCGCGCGACGGGGTGGTGAACAGGGCTTTCAGTTTCGGATGCACAAACGCCAGCGCGCCAATGATAAAGAAAGGCAGATAGAAGAGGGTCTGCATCACCACAAAATTGAACAGGCCGTCGCTAAGGATCGGCGAATAAACGATGAGCAAGGTGCGACGCAGCGCGGCATAGGCGATGCCCAGCAGTAAAAACAGGACCGACAGTTTGCCCCAGCTGATGTCAGCAAAAAACGTCTCTGTCCGGGTACTCAGATGGCGGCGCATACGGCTGAACACCCACAGGCTGACCGTGGTCATCACCACCAGCACCAGCAGGAACCACAGGTGCGAAACCAGCTCCCAGGCGAGGGTATTGTATTTTTCGTACAGCGACAGGTTGTGCCAGGTGTCTGCTTTCCCTTTTACATACTGCAGCATGATAAATTGCGGCAGCGTGAGCAGGGGAATGGCGGTGAGCATCGGGATGCCGACGCGCTCGACGCGCACTTTCCACCAGCGCTTAAGCGGGTAGCGCAAAAACAGCATGTAGGAAAAATAGCCCGAAATAACAAAAAAAGACCTGCATCCGGAATGAGTGGATAAAATCGTTAAACAGCGTCAGCCACCATGAGGACTCGGCGCTGTTGACGTGCCAGACGTGGCTCGAATAGATCAAGGAGATGTGAAACGGGATCCCCAGCAGCATCAGCCAGGCC
This Leclercia sp. S52 DNA region includes the following protein-coding sequences:
- the csgD gene encoding biofilm master transcriptional regulator CsgD, with protein sequence MFNEVQSFHGQTLLLVTKPSLQATALLQHLKQNLTLSGKLHSIQRSFDDIAPGSIILFDMMEADKKLIQYWQDILSRKNNNIRVLLLNTPEEYPFRDIESWPHINGVFYVNEDEARVVDGLQGVLRGECYFSQKLASYLITHSGNYRYNSSESALLTHREKEILNKLRIGASNIEIARSLFISENTVKTHLYNLFKKIAVKNRTQAVSWANDNLRR
- the csgB gene encoding curli minor subunit CsgB, with the translated sequence MKNSLLLMFTLLGAPGFVFATTDLAVSEYNFAVNELSKSSYNQAAIIGQQGVNNDANVRQQGTKLLSVVSQEGGNNRANIDQSGSYNLAYIDQKGNSNNASINQGAYGNTAVIIQKGSGNRANITQYGTQKTAVVVQRQSQMAIRVIQR
- the csgA gene encoding curli major subunit CsgA, with the protein product MKLLKVAVIAAIVVSGSAMAGSVPQWGNNHGGNGNNNVSPETLTVYQYGGRNNVDALQSDARGSEITVTQSGFGNDADLSQGADNSEIDLNQRGQGNSATISQWSGKDLTANVRQSGGRNDVDLRQTSNGATANITQVGFGNTVTAGQY
- the csgC gene encoding curli assembly chaperone CsgC, which produces MNTLLLLAALTSQITFQTATEGEMLTIIPQVTVTEPCLCQVQILTSRSGPGGQSTSRQQNTVSLPANKTVNLSRMTVNSGPNDKINVIVTVSDGKSLHLSQQWPPSKA
- the ymdB gene encoding O-acetyl-ADP-ribose deacetylase; the protein is MNSRIEVFLGDITTLHVDVVVNAANPSLMGGGGVDGAIHRAAGPALLEACRVVRQQQGECAPGQAVITLAGDLPAKAVIHTVGPVWHGGDHHEARILEEAYRNSLNLAAANGYQTLAFPAIGTGVYGYPRAAAAEIAVNTVSDYLTRKPLPERVYFVCYDEENARLYKRLLTQRGQETDA
- a CDS encoding phospholipase D family protein, which gives rise to MKKMPGYTSDCLPNEDRKPTHNTRLGRAIAPVSSAHPGLCGLLPLDNSLDAFACRYRLAEMAEKTLDVQYYIWEDDMSGRLLFSVLLSAAMRGVRVRLLLDDNNTQGLDAILRLLDAHPNFSVRLFNPFSFRTLRALGYLTDFARLNRRMHNKSFTVDGEVTIIGGRNIGDAYFGAGEEPLFSDLDVMATGPVVQDVAEDFERYWNCASVSTLQQVLELSETEIEDKIHPPEEWYRDDITRRYLDKLQSSEFITRLEAGNLPLIWAKTRLLSDDPRKGQGRAKRHSLLPQRLLDVMGSPVEQIAIISAYFVPTRAGVALLLQMVRKGVKVAIMTNSLAANDVSVVHAGYARWRKKLLRHGIELYELKPTQEGVPVVHDRGITGNSGSSLHAKTFSIDGEKVFIGSLNFDPRSTMLNTEMGFVIESEVLARLIHTRFVRSQRHEAWQLKLDNLGRLNWIERKDGQEIVHKKEPKTRFMQRVLVRLAYWLPVEWLL